Below is a window of Candidatus Rokuibacteriota bacterium DNA.
GCCTTCAGCCGGATGCGGATCTTCTGGTCGGCGGTGAGGGTGACCATGTGCCTACTCCGCGATCTCCGCCACCACGCCGGCCCCCACCGTCCGCCCCCCCTCCCGGATCGCGAACCGCAGCTCCTTCT
It encodes the following:
- a CDS encoding elongation factor Tu; this encodes KELRFAIREGGRTVGAGVVAEIAE